A window from Solanum stenotomum isolate F172 chromosome 7, ASM1918654v1, whole genome shotgun sequence encodes these proteins:
- the LOC125871809 gene encoding monothiol glutaredoxin-S9-like codes for MEKVQRMTREHGVVIFSKSTCCLSYAVSILFQDLGVIPYVCEIDHESDGKEMEKALIRMGVNSSFMFPAIFIGGLLVGSTNQVMSLHLQGSLIKLIKPYMSNLKSN; via the coding sequence atGGAGAAGGTACAAAGAATGACTAGAGAACATGGAGTGGTGATTTTTAGCAAGAGTACATGTTGTTTGAGTTATGCAGTGAGTATATTATTTCAAGATCTTGGTGTAATTCCATATGTTTGTGAAATTGATCATGAGTCTGAtggaaaagaaatggaaaaggCCCTAATAAGGATGGGTGTCAATAGTTCATTCATGTTTCCTGCTATTTTTATTGGGGGGCTATTGGTTGGTTCTACTAATCAAGTCATGTCACTTCATCTTCAAGGCTCACTTATTAAACTTATCAAGCCTTACATGTCTAActtaaaaagtaattaa